A window of bacterium genomic DNA:
TCGCCGGCAAGTGGTGGGTCGCCGCGGTCGATCTGAAACCGGCGATGTCCGGGACTCCGAGCAAGCCGAGCAGCGGGGGCTATGGCTGGTAGTCTTGCCCCCTCACGACCTCTCATGCGCGGCCGCCGTGGGGACGGGCACCTCCGCCCGACGTCCTCAGGTTCGCGCCACGAGGGCCTCGACCGCCGCGGCCCCACGCGCCGGACCATCGGCGGGGAGGCACGCCGCTACGTAGTGGTCCGGTCTCAGCAGCAGAACGTGGTTGGGGTAACGCGCGAGCGCGGCGGCCAGGTGGCCGTCCCGATCGCGGACCACCTCGGCGCCGAAGAGTCCCTCACTTCGCCGGACTGATTCGTCCTCGACTCCGCAAGGCAGCACGGCGACGCGCGTCGCGTCGAGGCGGCGCCACACGTCGTGCCTGACCGCGGCGAACGCCTCGCCCGGCCGGGCGGTCCAGGCGAGCAGCACAAAACGGTTGCCGAGCACCGCGTCGAGGCGGACGCTTCGCCCGTCCGCCGTGACTACCCAGGGTTGCGGCAGGAGCCGCCCGACCAGCGTTTCGCCGGCCGGCCGCCCGTCGGGCACGAGAAACCCGGACCGGAACCTCGGCGCGGGCCGCCACCGCATCTCGGTGATGTAATCGCGCGCCGGCGGGTATAGGTCGAGAAGGCGCACCGCCTGCTCTACGGCCCACGCCTCCGCGCGGGACCGCGGCGCCATCACGCGCCCCATCCGCAGGGCGAGCCTGATCATCTCCCACACGTGCGGACGGCGTTCGGCTTCGTAACTTTCGAGCAGACCGGGACCCATCTGTCCCTGCACCACCGCCGCGATCTTCCAGGCCAGGTTGTGCGCGTCGCGGAGGCCGCTGTTCATGCCCTGTCCCGCAAAGGGCGGCGAGAGGTGCGCGGCGTCGCCGGCCAGCAGGGCCCGGCCCGCGGCCCAGCGTGCCGCGACGCGGGCGTGAAAGCGATACACGACGGCCCGCCTGATGACGCTCTCGGGATCGGTGCCGTGCGCCGCCAGCAACCGGCGGATGGCAGGCGGGCGCAGCAGATCGTCGTCCCGCTCGTCCGGCAATACTTTGAACTCGACCCGCCGCGTCCGGTCCGGGCCGGGGAGCGCGATCCCCGGCCGCGCGGGATCGCAGAAGACCAGCGTATGCGGGGACGCGACCTCCGACTCTTCGAGGTCGATGATCAACCAGCGCTCGCTGAAGCTCGCGCCCGCGAGCGGAACGCCGAGGAGGCGCCGTACGGTGCTCGCGGCGCCGTCGCAGCCGACGAGGTAGTCGCATTCGACCTCGCGCGCCCGCGCCTCCGGCCCGCGCACCGTGACGGCCACGCCCTGCCCGTCCTGGTGGAAACTCTCGAGGGTGTGCTCGAACCGCGCCTCGACGCTCGAAAGCCCGGCGAGCCCGCCGCGCAGTTGGCGTTCGAGGACCGGCTGCCGGAAGGCGCTGCGGCGCGGGTACCCGTACGGCATCGCGGCCGGCGTGACTGTGGCAAAGCAGCGGCCGGACGGCGAGAGATAGCGATACCCGTAGCCCGGCACGGCCGCCGCGAGGACGTCGCCGGCGAGCCCCGCGGCCTGCATGGTGCGCAGCCCCTCATCGTCGATCGATACCGCCCGCGGCTCGTCGACGGTGGTGGCGTTGCGCTCGACGACGAGCACGCGCACGCCGTAGATCCCGAGCAGGTTGGCCAGAGTGAGCCCCGTCGGCCCGGCGCCGGCGATGATGACGCCGTAGCGGCTCGGCGTCACGTTCGAAGCGGGGCCGCTCCCCACATGTTGAACGTGCGGTCCTCGTGCGCCCAGATCCCGACCGGCCGGTCGCCCGAGATGATCTCCAGTTCGGCCGAGAGCTCCACGAGGTTGCCGTCCGGATCGCGGACCATGATGAAGAGGTTGTTGCCGGGGCCGTGGCGCCCCGGTCCCCACTCGAGCGTGATCCCCCGCCGGGCGAAGTGATCCGCCCAGTCCCGGATCAGCCCCCAATCCCGCACCTCGTACGAATGATGGTCGAGGCGCTGCCCCGGCGTGCGCGACCGGAACACCGCAAGCGTATGGTGCTCGCGGTCGGTGCGAAGCCAGCAGGCCAGGAGCGCGCCGTTTTGGAGCACCTTGTCGGAGAGGGCCGCTCCGACGACGCGCGTGTAGAAGGCCAGGAGTCGCTCCGGATCGTCACTTGCGAACACCACGTGCTGAAGGCGTCCG
This region includes:
- a CDS encoding bifunctional 3-(3-hydroxy-phenyl)propionate/3-hydroxycinnamic acid hydroxylase, translating into MTPSRYGVIIAGAGPTGLTLANLLGIYGVRVLVVERNATTVDEPRAVSIDDEGLRTMQAAGLAGDVLAAAVPGYGYRYLSPSGRCFATVTPAAMPYGYPRRSAFRQPVLERQLRGGLAGLSSVEARFEHTLESFHQDGQGVAVTVRGPEARAREVECDYLVGCDGAASTVRRLLGVPLAGASFSERWLIIDLEESEVASPHTLVFCDPARPGIALPGPDRTRRVEFKVLPDERDDDLLRPPAIRRLLAAHGTDPESVIRRAVVYRFHARVAARWAAGRALLAGDAAHLSPPFAGQGMNSGLRDAHNLAWKIAAVVQGQMGPGLLESYEAERRPHVWEMIRLALRMGRVMAPRSRAEAWAVEQAVRLLDLYPPARDYITEMRWRPAPRFRSGFLVPDGRPAGETLVGRLLPQPWVVTADGRSVRLDAVLGNRFVLLAWTARPGEAFAAVRHDVWRRLDATRVAVLPCGVEDESVRRSEGLFGAEVVRDRDGHLAAALARYPNHVLLLRPDHYVAACLPADGPARGAAAVEALVART
- a CDS encoding VOC family protein; protein product: MAEGSARLDHLQILSDAPDRLAAFYRDALAMTAERLDRRRWLCAAPDRRVLIAPGAPRTLGFAAFRAGSEAIRERLDRHGQTLGPSPTPLFDGEAFSVTDPDGNTLVFGHAARGRRPPGAGPALDGRLQHVVFASDDPERLLAFYTRVVGAALSDKVLQNGALLACWLRTDREHHTLAVFRSRTPGQRLDHHSYEVRDWGLIRDWADHFARRGITLEWGPGRHGPGNNLFIMVRDPDGNLVELSAELEIISGDRPVGIWAHEDRTFNMWGAAPLRT